The following nucleotide sequence is from Candidatus Jordarchaeales archaeon.
CGGGTGCGCTCTGTGCTACATCAGCTCCTATGGCTAAGCCGTACTTTATCATCCCCGAAGCAACCAGCGCTATGCACATCTGGACGGCTTCAGTGCCAGCTTTACACGCGAACTCCAGATCTGCTGCGAGAGTGAAAGGAGTCGCACCTATCACCTCGGCGACTGTGCATCCTGTAGGCTTCACCGCGTAGGGGTGCGATTCTGAGCCGCAGAGCACGGCTCCTATATCCGACGGGTTTATGTTCGCCCTCTTAACGGCGTTTGTTGCTGCCTCGATGGAAAGTGTTATGGTGTCCTCGTCAGGGCCTGCGACTGCCTTTTCCCATACCATTAAGTCTTCTTTGAAGCGGTCGGCTGGGGCACCCCAAACTACCGCTATATCCTCTGTCTTGATCCTGTACTGGGGGATGTAGCACCCCCACCCTTCTATTCCGACACGCGATTTAGGAATCATCATTTGCACTTAACCCCTCCGTGGCTTACGGGGAGCTCTGGTGCCTCAAAAGGAGAACTGGGTACTCGGAGGACTAAGGCATCTTTTAGGAGAGTTGCAGACCGGAAATGTATATTTAAGCGTTACGCACCAATGTACTACAACTTCGACAAATTTAAGGATTTTTCCGCATAAATGTAAAAATGCAGATGTTTTCGTTCTTCTCTCGCCTGAAACAAGACGAGCATGCTACGAATAACGTTATTGCACAAACGTCCATTTTTCACTTCTTAGTTCTAAAAGTGACGAAGCAGCAATTTTACTGGAAGAAATTATTTAAAAAGGAGTGTTGGATTTCGGAGCCTAACGAATGCGATGTGCGAGGGGAAAAATTGAGCTTCGAGGAGATCGTTTCAAGGCATCTTGAAAGAATTAATGCTGCAATTGACAGCTTTCTCGACACGAAGATAAGCCATGCTTTTACTCCATACCACGCCGAGTACTACTCGAACATAAAGGAGTTCATCATGAGGGGAGGTAAAAGGCTTAGACCAGTGTCCCTGGTTAACGCATATTTTGGGGTCGGCGGAAAAAACAGAGGAGACATATATAAGGCTTCGATTGCTGTGGAATTGCTGCACAATGCAACCCTTATACACGACGACTTAATAGATCACGACGAAACGCGTAGAGGGAAAGAGACATTTCACGTCAAGTACAGGAACTGGTACAATGAGCACTTTAAAGGGGAACGGGGTGAAGACTTTGGAATGACGATGGCCATTCTTGGAGGTAACACTGTTTACAACTTAGGTGTGGAAGCTTTGCTTGAATCCGGGTTTTCTGCGGAGCTTGTCTGCAGGGCAGTGGATAGGTATCAGAGAGTTTTCGAGGAAATAATAGAGGGTGTAATGTATGAGATGATTCTTTCGTTTAAAGACCATGTGAAGCTTGACGAGTACATGAAGATGATAAAGATGAAGACCGCTGCCTTACTTGAAGCGTCCGTTGAAATAGGGGCCATACTAGGCGGGGGAAGTGAGGAACAGATAAAGTCATTGAAAGAATACTCCGTGCTTGTTGGGCAAGCTTTCCAGATACAGGACGACATACTGGGGACATTTGGTAAGGAGGAAGAGACTGGGAAGCCTACAGACGGGGACATAAAAGAGGGTAAGAAAACTGCTTTAGTGGTCTATGCGTTGGAATCCGCTGGGCCCATGGAGCTGAACATGCTTAGAAGCGTGCTCGGAAAAAGGAATGCCACTCCAAAAGAGGTGGAGAGCGTTAGGAGGATATTCTTAGAAACAGGGGCACTTGAAAAAGCGCGTGAAAAAGCAATCAAACTTAAGGAAGAAGCAAAGGAGAAGATTAAAAGTATGAAGCCCCCCCTCACCAGGGAGGCTGAAGAGTACTTCCTCAAACTAGCCGACTTCGTAGTTGAAAGAATATACTAGTAGACCAACCTGGCTTGAAGACATGTGAGTCAAATCGCTGAGCCGGGAGATTTTTATAATTCCCTGCTTCCTCTTGTCCCCTAAGTTGAGGGGACTAAAATGCTCGTAGACCGCTTTGGGCGACAGGTCAGCAACCTTAGGATTTCTCTTACCCAGAAATGCAATCTGGCATGTTTTTACTGTCACCATGAGGGAGAGGGGTGTAGTGGTGGACTGCGCGAACAAGACAGCATGACGCCAGACGAGGTGGCGTTCATAGTTGGAGCTGCAGCGGAGCTGGGTGTGCGGAGCGTTAAATTGACGGGGGGAGAGCCTCTTCTGTACGATGGGGTTGAGGAAGTTGTCAGGAAGATATCATCAGTTAAGGGTGTAGTTGACGTATCAATGACTACCAACGGCGTGCTTTTATCTGAGTGGGCTGAGAGGTTAGCTAGAGCTGGGCTGAGTAGGGTTAATGTGAGCTTAGACACTCTTTCAAGGGAAAAATACAAGATGATAACGGGGAGAGACGACTTCGAGAAGGTTATAGAAGGAATAGATGCGGCCCTCGATGTAGGTTTAACTCCAGTTAAGCTGAATATGGTTCTACTGAAGGGGGTCAACGTGTCAGAGTTGGAGTCGATGATCGAGTTTGTGAGGGGGAGAGAAGGGTGTGTGCTGCAGGTTATAGAGCTTGTCCCTAGAATCCCGGCGCTCGAAAAATACCACATTAGCCCATTATTTGTTGAAGAGATGCTTGAACGGAGGGCGGTTAGAGTCGTCGTAAGGGGGATGCATAGAAGGAAAAAATTCTTCTTAGAAGGAGGGGGGGAGGTTGAAGTAGTCAGGCCCGTTCACAACAGCGAGTTTTGCGCTAACTGCAATAGGTTGAGAGTTACAAGCGACGGGAAGCTGAAGCCTTGCCTGATGCGCAACGATAACTTGGTCGACGTTCTCACCCC
It contains:
- a CDS encoding polyprenyl synthetase family protein codes for the protein MSFEEIVSRHLERINAAIDSFLDTKISHAFTPYHAEYYSNIKEFIMRGGKRLRPVSLVNAYFGVGGKNRGDIYKASIAVELLHNATLIHDDLIDHDETRRGKETFHVKYRNWYNEHFKGERGEDFGMTMAILGGNTVYNLGVEALLESGFSAELVCRAVDRYQRVFEEIIEGVMYEMILSFKDHVKLDEYMKMIKMKTAALLEASVEIGAILGGGSEEQIKSLKEYSVLVGQAFQIQDDILGTFGKEEETGKPTDGDIKEGKKTALVVYALESAGPMELNMLRSVLGKRNATPKEVESVRRIFLETGALEKAREKAIKLKEEAKEKIKSMKPPLTREAEEYFLKLADFVVERIY
- the moaA gene encoding GTP 3',8-cyclase MoaA; this translates as MLVDRFGRQVSNLRISLTQKCNLACFYCHHEGEGCSGGLREQDSMTPDEVAFIVGAAAELGVRSVKLTGGEPLLYDGVEEVVRKISSVKGVVDVSMTTNGVLLSEWAERLARAGLSRVNVSLDTLSREKYKMITGRDDFEKVIEGIDAALDVGLTPVKLNMVLLKGVNVSELESMIEFVRGREGCVLQVIELVPRIPALEKYHISPLFVEEMLERRAVRVVVRGMHRRKKFFLEGGGEVEVVRPVHNSEFCANCNRLRVTSDGKLKPCLMRNDNLVDVLTPIRRGASKEEVKRLLLEAVSRRTPYYRC